The sequence below is a genomic window from Salicibibacter cibarius.
AGTGCCTTGTTTGCAGGAGAATACGGGATAAACTATGTGTTCGGCCAGTTCATGAGCGATGAGGATGGACCTCAAGTCACCCGGAAATATTTGGATACCTTCACCCCTAGAAAACAAGGACATACACCGCGAATCATCGTAACCATTTCCGCCACCTGCGCAGAAACGACTGCAAAAGCGGAAGAAATCGCTCTAAGCTCTCTCATTTGGCAGATACAGAAGGAAAAAGGAGACGAAGGGCATGGCGTCCCCTCGATCCGGGAAGCAAAAAACTCCGCTGACAGATAAGGAAAAAGAACGATTAGAAGACATGAAACAGCGCATGATCATCGGCGATCCGCAAGAAATAAAGGCGCAGATTCAAGACATTCAATCGAAATATCAAGCTGATGAACTCATGATCATGACGACCACATACTCCCCGGAAGATCGTGTACGCTCGTATGAGTTGATCGCCGAAGAAATTTTTAAGCGGTGACCCTCTCCCTATTCACCCTCTTACTTCCTCACCCTGAAACAATGACTTATCTTCCACCTTGTGCGTTAGGATCGTGAGGAACATGCCAAATGCAATCATTCCTGCCGCCACGAAAGTAATCATCGTATACGTTAACCCGGCACTCAACAACAACGATCCGAGTGCTGCGCCAATGGCATTCGCGAGATTGAACACAGAAGCCGCGATGGTGCCGGAGAGCGAAGGTGCTTCTTTTGCCGCAAGAATTATCTTAGTATTTAAAATTGGCGTCGTGCCAAACGTTCCCGCGCCAAACAAAAAGGCCATAACGAAGGCGAGGACCGAAAATTGCAAGATGGATGTGAACATTGCAAGCACAATAGCCAACAAACCCAAAACAGTGATAAGTCTCTCGGTTAAACGATTGGGATGAATGTTTCCGGAAGCAAAATTGCCGATAACTGCCCCAAGACCAAAGAAAAATAACCCCGCTGTCACCCCTGTCACGCCAAAATCGGCAAACTCCCGGAGCATCGGCTCTTTAAACGTATAAGCCGTGAATACACCGGAAAATCCAAAGATGATTATGGCAATGACCATAAGGACATTTTTATTTTTAAAAATACCAAGTTCCTTTTTCAAGTTCGGAGCCTCGGACTGTTTCGTGTTTGGAGTGACCGTCGCAAGACCGATCAACGTTATAAAACCAAGAATAGCCATGAACCAGAATACGAATCTCCAGTCAAACATGCCGCCGAGAAAAGAGCCGAACGGCACTCCGAGCATCACGGCAATGGTAAGGCCGCCCTGAACCATAGCGATTGCCCCTGTCCGTTTTTCCGGAGGGGACATATTCATGGCCAGAGACATACATAAGCCAAAGAATGGAGCATGCATGGCAGCCGAGGTCAATCTAGACAGCAATAAAACGTCAAAGTTTGGAGCGGTTGCCGC
It includes:
- a CDS encoding MFS transporter, which translates into the protein MGVTFSRKTILTIFMLGTFGVGMTEYVVTGLLTQFAEDLNVDVSTTGLLLTVYAISVAIFGPLLRIITIKFPPKPLLVGLMAIFVASNIMAATAPNFDVLLLSRLTSAAMHAPFFGLCMSLAMNMSPPEKRTGAIAMVQGGLTIAVMLGVPFGSFLGGMFDWRFVFWFMAILGFITLIGLATVTPNTKQSEAPNLKKELGIFKNKNVLMVIAIIIFGFSGVFTAYTFKEPMLREFADFGVTGVTAGLFFFGLGAVIGNFASGNIHPNRLTERLITVLGLLAIVLAMFTSILQFSVLAFVMAFLFGAGTFGTTPILNTKIILAAKEAPSLSGTIAASVFNLANAIGAALGSLLLSAGLTYTMITFVAAGMIAFGMFLTILTHKVEDKSLFQGEEVRG